In the genome of Vanacampus margaritifer isolate UIUO_Vmar chromosome 1, RoL_Vmar_1.0, whole genome shotgun sequence, one region contains:
- the kif1b gene encoding kinesin-like protein KIF1B isoform X4, with the protein MSGASVKVAVRVRPFNSRETSKDSKCIIQMQGNTTTILNPKAPKEPAKTFSFDYSYWSHTTPEDPCFAAQNQVYNDIGKEMLQHAFEGYNVCIFAYGQTGAGKSYTMMGKQEDGQEGIIPMLCEDLFEKINEDNNKEELSYSVEVSYMEIYCERVRDLLNPKNKGNLRVREHPLLGPYVEDLSKLAVTSYTDIADLMDAGNKARTVAATNMNETSSRSHAVFTIVFTQRKHDSETDLSTEKVSKISLVDLAGSERADSTGAKGTRLKEGANINKSLTTLGKVISALAEVDNSTSKSKKKKKSDFIPYRDSVLTWLLRENLGGNSRTAMVAALSPADINYDETLSTLRYADRAKNIKCNAVINEDPNNKLVRDLKDEVARLKELLRAQGLGDILDIDPLGDDCPGSGIKCDTTQSFKMPLLSCQTEVQSFRSKAPIGSLTVSPSSGSLCSQGALQSATSIQERIMSTPGGEEAIERLKESEKIIAELNETWEEKLRKTEAIRMEREALLAEMGVAIREDGGTLGVFSPKKLSHESPFEEQFDCLSAKKHFNEKPCDLYTDFNGVFSPKKTPHLVNLNEDPLMSECLLYYIKDGITRVGQADAERRQDIVLSGAHIKEEHCIFRSEKNAHGEVIVMLVPCEGSETYVNGKRVEDSIQLRSGNRIIMGKNHVFRFNHPEQARAEREKTPTAETPVEPVDWTFAQRELLEKQGIDMKQEMEKRLTEMEILYKKEKEEADQLLEQQRLVYESKLQELQKQVETRSLVAETPDEEELEEEEEEEVPWTQHEFNLAQWAFRKWRFHQFTSLRDQLWGNAVYLKEANAISVELKKKVQFQFVLLTDTLYSPLPPELSSPEPEKERNSRAFPRTVVAVEVQDLKNGATHYWSLEKLKQRLDQMREMYDRAGEMASTNQEDCGEGTLTGNDPFYDRFHWFKLVGSSPIFHGCVNEHLAERTPSPTFSTTDSEITELADERQSEMSDLMDDEAFVDDTSSDAGTEESSDIFSDGQDPFYDRSPWFILVGRAFVYLSNLLYPVPLVHRVAIVTEKGDVRGFLRVGVQAIAADEEAPDYGSGVRQSGTAKISFDDDYFKKNDFTSTVMTHSGLSLEELRIVEGQGQSSEVITPSEELNRINDMDLKLGNIPETKLACGDGLPGQLEIGSTFTFRVTVLQTTGVPPEYADIFCQFNFLHRHDEAFSTEPLKNSGKGTPLGFYHVQNISVEVTESFIEYIKTKPIVFEVFGHYQQHPLHLHGQDLISPPTQSRKYYPIPMPLSKPDHTRKIELLRYLMSGYVNGKVLDTLSEHANALASTAVASLEDEADQLSHFPFLSVLDDPVFIVPRHHVPATKLNTITKSNLGQCVSKYDLLVWFEISELEPTGEYIPAIVDHSGALPCHGTYLLHQGIQRRITVTLIHEKGSELHWKDVRELVVGRIRNKAEVDDGAADAVLSLNIISAKNIKSSHNSNRLSIDKDIDRTFYRFEAVWDSSLHNSLLLNRVTPYGEKIYMTLSAYLELDHCIQPAIITKDVCMVFYSRDAKISPPRSLRNLFGSGYSKTPDCNRVTGIYELSLCKMSDSGSPGMQRRRRKVLDTSVAYVRGEENLAGWRPRGDSLILEHQWELEKMEQLHEVEKTRHLLLLRDKLGESAPVGSGPTSKSLSELLSPCVSSGTLSTSTSISSQISSTTFESAITPSESSGYDSADIESLVDREKELATKCLRLLTHTFNSEYNQLVNSISDCKLSDISPMGRDMSVTSFSSATLTPSSTCPSLSDSRCGSVEQKTPENCSRASSPSCSEYDNFPMVPTLEASYLARAGKNEFLNLVPDIEEMRPGSVVSKKGFLSFMEPRSNSWVKHFVAVRRPYVFIYNSDKDPVERGVLNLSTAQVEYSEDQQAMLKTPNTFAVCTKHRGILLQANNEKDMNDWLYALNPLLAGTIRSKLARRRSGLIKN; encoded by the exons CTATTCTAAACCCCAAAGCCCCAAAAGAACCAGCAAAGACCTTCAGTTTTGATTACTCCTACTGGTCCCATACGACG CCGGAAGACCCCTGCTTTGCTGCACAGAACCAAGTATACAATGACATTGGCAAGGAAATGCTGCAGCACGCCTTTGAGGGCTACAATGTGTGCATTTTTGCATATGGCCAGACTGGAGCTGGCAAATCCTACACCATGATGGGCAAACAGGAGGATGGCCAGGAAGGAATCATTCCCATG CTTTGTGAAGATCTATTTGAGAAAATCAATGAGGATAACAACAAAGAGGAGCTCTCGTATTCTGTAGAG GTCAGTTACATGGAGATCTACTGCGAGCGGGTTCGAGATCTGCTCAATCCCAAGAATAAAGGGAATCTCCGGGTGAGGGAACATCCACTTTTGGGCCCCTACGTCGAGGACCTCTCCAAGCTTGCCGTTACTTCCTATACTGACATCGCTGACCTCATGGATGCGGGCAATAAGGCCAG AACTGTGGCTGCCACCAACATGAATGAGACCAGCAGCAGGTCCCATGCAGTTTTCACAATTGTCTTCACACAGCGAAAACATGACAGTGAGACGGACCTTTCCACTGAAAAA GTCAGTAAAATTAGTCTTGTGGACTTGGCAGGAAGTGAAAGAGCAGATTCCACTGGAGCTAAAGGCACCAGGCTCAAG GAGGGCGCAAACATCAACAAGTCCCTAACCACATTAGGAAAGGTCATATCTGCGCTGGCCGAAGTG GATAACTCTACCAGCAAG agcaagaagaagaagaagtcagaCTTCATCCCGTACAGAGACTCCGTTTTGACATGGCTCTTGAGGGAGAATCTTG GTGGAAACTCCAGAACTGCAATGGTTGCCGCCCTAAGTCCTGCTGATATCAATTATGATGAAACTCTGAGCACACTGCG CTACGCCGATCGAGCGAAGAACATCAAATGCAATGCTGTCATCAATGAGGATCCCAACAATAAGCTGGTGCGTGACCTTAAGGATGAAGTGGCTCGTCTGAAGGAACTGCTACGTGCACAAGGCCTGGGAGACATCCTGGACA TCGATCCTCTGGGGGATGATTGCCCAGGAAGTGGAATCAAAT GTGACACTACTCAAAGCTTTAAAATGCCACTGCTCAGTTGTCAAACTGAGGTTCAGAGCTTCAGATCAAAAG CCCCTATCGGTTCCCTGACAGTCTCTCCATCCTCTGGCTCACTGTGCAGCCAGGGGGCCCTGCAGTCAGCCACCAGCATCCAGGAGCGCATCATGTCCACTCCTGGTGGAGAGGAAGCTATTGAAAGACTTAAG GAATCCGAAAAGATCATTGCAGAGCTCAATGAAACCTGGGAAGAGAAACTGCGAAAGACGGAGGCAATCCGCATGGAAAG GGAGGCATTACTTGCAGAAATGGGCGTAGCAATCCGCGAAGATGGAGGCACTTTGGGGGTGTTCTCCCCAAAAAAG CTGAGCCATGAAAGTCCATTTGAAGAACAGTTTGATTGTTTGTCCGCCAAGAAG CATTTCAATGAGAAGCCTTGTGATCTCTATACAGACTTTAATGGGGTATTCTCCCCAAAGAAG ACTCCTCACTTGGTTAATCTGAACGAGGATCCTCTCATGTCTGAGTGTCTTCTCTACTACATCAAAGATGGAATTACAAG GGTGGGACAGGCTGATGCTGAAAGACGGCAGGATATCGTCTTAAGTGGTGCTCATATCAAGGAGGAGCACTGTATTTTCCGCAGTGAGAAGAATGCCCATGGAGAAG TTATCGTCATGCTTGTGCCCTGTGAGGGATCTGAGACTTATGTAAATGGAAAGCGTGTTGAAGACTCTATCCAGCTGCGTTCAG GAAACCGTATCATTATGGGAAAGAACCACGTGTTCCGCTTCAATCACCCAGAGCAAGCCAGGGCGGAAAGGGAGAAAACGCCAACGGCCGAAACCCCTGTGGAGCCAGTGGATTGGACCTTTGCTCAGAGAGAGCTGCTGGAGAAACAGGGCATTGACATGAAACAGGAGATGGAGAAAAG GCTCACTGAAATGGAAATCCTATACAAAAAAGAGAAGGAAGAAGCAGACCAACTTCTTGAGCAGCAGAGACTG GTATATGAGAGCAAGCTACAAGAACTTCAGAAACAGGTTGAAACTCGTTCTCTGGTTGCCGAAACGCCCGATGAGGAAGAgctagaggaggaggaggaagaggaag TGCCGTGGACTCAGCACGAGTTCAACCTGGCTCAGTGGGCCTTCAGAAAGTGGCGATTCCACCAATTCACATCGCTTCGCGACCAATTGTGGGGGAATGCCGTCTACCTGAAGGAGGCCAATGCCATCAGTGTGGAACTAAAGAAGAAA GTCCAGTTCCAGTTTGTCTTATTGACGGACACACTGTACTCACCCCTGCCCCCGGAGCTCTCATCACCAGAACCAGAAAAAGAACGTAACTCCAGGGCTTTCCCTCGTACGGTGGTGGCCGTTGAGGTCCAAGACCTGAAGAACGGAGCCACACACTACTGGTCCCTCGAGAAACTCAA GCAGCGTCTGGATCAGATGAGGGAGATGTATGACCGGGCAGGAGAAATGGCTTCCACGAACCAGGAGGACTGCGGGGAAGGCACTCTGACAGGAAATGACCCCTTCTACGACCGCTTCCATTGGTTTAAGCTTGTTGGGAG CTCCCCCATCTTCCACGGTTGCGTAAATGAGCATCTGGCTGAACGCACGCCCTCGCCCACTTTCTCCACCACCGACTCTGAAATCACCGAGTTGGCGGACGAGCGCCAGAGCGAGATGTCTGACTTGATGGACGACGAGGCGTTCGTCGACGACACCAGCTCAGACGCCGGCACGGAGGAGAGCTCGGATATCTTCAGCGATGGCCAGGACCCCTTCTATGACCGCTCCCCCTGGTTCATCCTGGTGGGAAG AGCTTTCGTGTACCTGAGCAACCTGCTTTACCCCGTACCACTGGTTCATCGTGTTGCCATAGTAACAGAGAAAGGAGACGTGCGAGGCTTCTTGCGCGTTGGGGTCCAGGCCATAGCTG CTGATGAGGAGGCCCCGGACTACGGGTCTGGAGTAAGGCAATCCGGGACTGCAAAGATATCCTTTGATGATGACTACTTCAAAAAA aATGATTTCACATCCACAGTTATGACCCACTCTGGTTTGTCCTTGGAAGAACTGCGCATTGTGGAGGGCCAGGGTCAGAGTTCAGAGGTCATCACCCCCTCGGAGGAGCTCAACAGAATCAATGACATGG ACCTCAAGCTGGGAAACATCCCAGAGACCAAGCTGGCTTGTGGCGACGGTCTACCAGGCCAGTTGGAGATAGGCAGCACCTTCACCTTCCGTGTGACCGTGCTTCAGACCACAGGGGTCCCACCAGAGTATGCTGATATCTTCTGTCAGTTCAA TTTCCTGCATCGTCATGATGAAGCTTTTTCCACCGAGCCCTTGAAGAACAGTGGCAAAGGCACTCCTCTgggtttttatcatgtccaaaAT ATTTCAGTTGAGGTGACAGAGTCCTTCATCGAGTACATCAAGACCAAGCCCATCGTGTTTGAAGTGTTTGGCCACTACCAGCAGCACCCGCTGCATCTTCATGGCCAGGACCTCATCAG TCCTCCAACACAATCCAGGAAATACTATCCTATTCCAATGCCACTGTCGAAACCTG ACCATACTCGTAAGATAGAGTTGCTCCGCTACCTGATGAGTGGCTATGTGAACGGCAAGGTGCTGGACACTCTGTCCGAGCACGCCAATGCCTTGGCCTCCACCGCTGTGGCCAGCCTGGAGGATGAAGCTGACCAGCTCTCGCACTTTCCCTTCCTCTCAGTCCTTGACGACCCGGTCTTTATTGTGCCCAGGCATCATG TCCCAGCCACCAAGTTGAACACAATCACCAAGTCCAACCTTGGCCAGTGTGTCAGCAAATACGACCTACTCGTCTGGTTTGAGATCAGCGAGCTGGAGCCCACAGGAGA GTACATTCCAGCTATAGTGGATCACAGTGGAGCGCTGCCTTGCCATGGCACGTACCTGCTGCACCAG GGAATCCAGCGTCGGATCACTGTGACTCTAATCCACGAAAAGGGTAGCGAGCTGCACTGGAAAGATGTTCGTGAGCTGGTTGTTG GTCGTATTAGGAACAAGGCTGAAGTGGACGATGGAGCAGCTGATGCGGTCTTGTCTCTTAACATTATCTCTGCCAAGAACATCAAATCTTCCCACAACTCTAACAG GCTGTCTATTGATAAGGATATTGATAG GACCTTCTACCGCTTCGAGGCAGTGTGGGACAGCTCCCTGCACAACTCCCTCCTGCTAAACAGAGTTACTCCTTATGGAGAGAAGATCTACATGACGCTGTCGGCATATCTAGAG CTTGACCATTGCATCCAGCCTGCTATTATCACTAAAGACGTCTGCATGGTCTTTTACTCTCGAGATGCAAAGATCTCACCTCCCCGTTCCCTCAGGAACCTCTTCGGGAGTGGCTATTCCAAAACCCCAGACTG CAACCGTGTTACAGGAATCTACGAGCTGAGTTTGTGCAAGATGTCCGATTCTGGAAGTCCAG GCATGCAACGCCGGAGGAGGAAGGTCTTGGACACATCAGTGGCGTATGTGCGTGGCGAGGAGAACCTGGCAGGTTGGAGGCCCAGAGGAGACAGTCTCATCCTGGAGCACCAATGGGAGCTGGAGAAAATGGAGCAGCTGCATGAG GTGGAGAAGACCCGCCACCTCCTCCTACTGAGAGACAAACTGGGAGAGTCTGCCCCCGTGGGATCGGGGCCAACCAGCAAGTCCTTAAGCGAGTTGCTGTCTCCGTGCGTGAGCTCGGGCACCTTGTCCACGTCCACCTCCATCTCCTCGCAGATCTCCAGCACCACCTTCGAAAGTGCCATCACGCCCAGTGAGAGCAGCGGCTACGACTCCGCTGACATCGAGAGCCTGGTTGACCGTGAGAAGGAGCTGGCCACTAAG TGCCTCCGCCTCCTGACTCATACATTCAACAGCGAATACAACCAATTGGTGAACAgcatcagcgactgcaaa CTGTCCGACATCTCTCCGATGGGACGTGACATGTCGGTGACCAGCTTCAGCAGCGCCACGCTCACCCCCTCCTCCACATGCCCGTCTCTGTCAGACTCCCGCTGTGGCTCTGTAGAACAGAA GACTCCGGAGAACTGTTCCCGTGCGTCCAGCCCATCCTGCTCAGAGTACGACAACTTCCCCATGGTTCCCACCCTGGAGGCATCTTACCTCGCACGTGCGGGGAAAAATGAATTCCTCAACTTGGTGCCTGATATTGAAGAAATGAGGCCAGG ATCTGTTGTGTCCAAGAAGGGTTTCCTAAGCTTCATGGAGCCACGCTCCAACTCGTGGGTGAAACACTTTGTGGCCGTGCGCCGGCCTTACGTCTTCATCTACAACAGCGACAAGGACCCGGTGGAGCGGGGGGTCCTTAACCTTTCCACAGCGCAAGTGGAATACAGTGAAGACCAGCAGGCCATGCTCAAG ACACCAAACACGTTTGCTGTGTGCACGAAGCACAGAGGAATCCTCCTGCAGGCCAACAATGAGAAAGACATGAACGACTGGCTGTACGCGTTGAACCCTCTGCTCGCGGGAACGATAAG GTCCAAGCTGGCGAGGAGGCGTAGCGGTCTCATCAAGAACTGA